In the Sulfurivermis fontis genome, AGCAGCGTCTTCACTTCATTGTTGATGGCGCCCATCTGCTGGATCAGCTCGCGCATGTTGCGCGCGCCGGCGCCGGAGGCGGCCTGGTAGGTCATCGGGCTGATCCACTCGATGAGTCCCTTGTCGAACAGGCCGCCGATGGCCATCAGCATCAGGGAGACGGTGCAATTGCCGCCGACGTAGGTCTTGATGCCCTTCTTCAGGCCGTCCTGGATGACGTGCTTGTTGACCGGGTCAAGGATGATGATGGCGTCGTCCTTCATGCGCAGGGTGGAGGCGGCATCGATCCAGTAGCCCTTCCAGCCGGCGGCCATCAGCTGCGGATACACTTCCTTGGTGTAGTCACCGCCCTGGCAGGTGATGATCACGTCCATCGCCTTCAGCTCGTCGATGCTCATGGCGTCCTTCAGCGGCGGCACATCCTTGCCGATATCCGGCCCCTTGCCGCCCACATTGGAGGTGGTGAAGAACACCGGATCGATGAGATCGAAATCCTTCTCCTCGCGCATGCGCCCCATCAGCACCGAACCGACCATACCGCGCCAACCAACCAGACCTACCCGCTTCATGTTGCCACCTCGTAACCGTCGCAAGAGTTAAACGCAAAGGCGCAAAGAGCGCAAAGGCCGCGAAGAACGACTATTAATCACTTTGCGTTCTTCGCGTACTTTGCGTCTTTGCGTTTAATGATTCATTTCAGTGCCGCCACCACGGCGTCGCCCATTTCGCTGCACGAAACCTTTTTGGTGCCCGCCGTGTAGATGTCGGCGGTACGAACCCCGTCTGCCAGCACCTTGCGCACCGCCTGCTCGATGCGCTGGGCATTCGCCTCGTCGCCGAAGGTGTAGCGCAGCATCATAGCGGCCGACAGGATGGTGGCCAAGGGATTGGCCACGTTCTTGCCGGCGATGTCCGGCGCCGAGCCGTGGATCGGCTCGTACATGCCCTTGTTGTTCTCGTCCAGCGAGGCGGAGGGCAGCATGCCGATGGAGCCGGACAGCATGGAGGCCTGGTCGGACAGGATGTCGCCGAAGATGTTGCCGGTGACGATGACATCGAACTGCTTGGGCCACTTCACCAGTTGCATCGCCGCGTTGTCCACGTACATGTGGGACAGCTCGACCTCGGGGTACCCCTTGCTCACCTCGATCACCACCTCTTTCCACAGCTCGGAGCATTCCAGCACATTGGCCTTCTCCACCGAGCACAGCTTCTTGCCGCGCTTCATGGCGATATCGAAGGCCACGCGCGCCACGCGGCGCACTTCGGACTCGGAGTAGATCATGGTGTTGAAACCGACGCGCTCGCCGTTGCGAACCTCGATGCCGCGCGGCTGGCCGAAATACACATCGCCGGTCAGCTCGCGCACGATCATGATGTCCAGCCCGGACACCACTTCCGGCTTGAGCGACGAGGAGTCGGCCAGCTCCGGATAGAGCAGCGCCGGGCGCAGGTTGGCGAACAGGTTCAGTTCCTTGCGGATGCGCAGCAGACCGCGCTCCGGACGCAGCGGCCGGTCCAGTTTGTCGTACTGCGGACCGCCGACGGCACCGAGCAGCACCGCATCGGCTTCGCGCGCCAACTTGAGTGTGGCCTCGGGCAACGGGTCGCCGGCGGTGTCGTAACCGGCACCGCCGATGGCGGCCTCTTCCATCTCGAGGTTCAGCTCCGGCATCGCCTGAAGCACCTTCACCGCCTGGGCCACGATCTCCGGGCCGATGCCGTCACCGGGCAGAACTGCAATCTTTTTGGTCATGTCTTAAACCCCTTAAACGCAAAGACGCAAAGTTCGTAAAAGACGCAAAGACGAAAAGTACTCATGCCAAAAAGCCATTGCGCACTTGGCGTCCTTGGCGTCTTTGCGTTTAACGCTATTTATCCAAACAACCACGGCGCTTCCCGGCGGCGGCGTTCTTCGTAGGCCTTGATCGCATCCACATGCTGCAGGGTCAGGCCGATGTCGTCCAGACCATTGAGCAGGCAGTGCTTGCGGAAGGCGTCGACTTCGAACGGGATCACCTCGCCGCCCGGGGTGGTGATGGTCTGCGCCGCCAGGTCGACGGTGAGCCGGTAGCCCTCCGTCGCCGCCGTTTCCTTGAACAGGCGATCGACGATGGCGCCGTCCAGCTTGATGGGCAGCAGACCGTTCTTGAAGCAGTTGTTGAAGAAGATGTCGGCAAAGCTCGGCGCGATGATCACACGGAAGCCGTAATCCTGCAGCGCCCACGGCGCATGCTCACGCGAGGAGCCGCAACCGAAATTGTCGCGCGCCAGCAGAATTTTGGCGCCCTGGTAACGCGGCTGGTTGAGCACGAACTCCGGGTTGAGCGGGCGCTTACTGTTGTCCATGCCCGGCTCGCCGTGATCCAGGTAGCGCCACTCGTCGAACAGGTTGGGGCCGAAGCCGCTGCGCTTGATCGACTTGAGAAACTGCTTGGGGATGATGGCGTCGGTGTCCACGTTGGGACGATCCAGCGGCGCCACGATACCGGTGATTTTATTCAGCTTTTCCATAACAAAAACCCCTTAAAACGCAAAGACGCGAAGGCCGCAAAGATCGCAAAGGAATCACATGCATAAACTTTGCGCCCTTTGCGTCCTTGGCGTCTTTGCGTTGAATGCTTTTCATCAGAACTCCCGCACGTCGACGAAGTGGCCGGCGATGGCCGCCGCGGCCGCCATGGCCGGACTGACCAGATGGGTACGCCCGCCCTGCCCCTGCCGTCCTTCGAAATTGCGGTTGGAGGTGGAGGCGCAGCGTTCACCCGGCTGCAGCCGGTCGGCATTCATCGCCAGGCACATGGAGCAGCCCGGCTCACGCCACTCGAACCCGGCATCACGGAAAATCTTGTCCAGCCCTTCCTGTTCCGCCTGCTGCTTGACCAGGCCGGAACCCGGCACCACCAGCACCTGCTTGACGTTGGCGGCCTTCCGGCGCCCCTTGATCACCGCCGCCGCGGCACGCAGGTCTTCGATGCGTGAGTTGGTGCAGGAACCGATGAACACCACGTCCACCGGGATGTCGGTGATCGGCGTATTCGCCGCCAGCCCCATGTACTTGAGCGCGGCGCGCATGCCGTTGGCCTTCACGGCATCCTGTTCCTGAGCAGGGTCCGGTACCTTGCCGTCCACCGCCACCACCATCTCCGGCGAGGTGCCCCAGGTGACCATCGGTTTGATCTTCGCGGCATCGAGCCGCACGATGCGATCGAACTCGGCATCGAAATCGGAGTGCAGGCCGAACCAGACGGCCACCGCCTGGTCCCACAGGTCGCCCTTGGGCGCGTAGGGCTTGCCATACAGATAGTCGATGGTGGTCTCGTCCACCGCCACCATGCCGGCACGGGCGCCGGCCTCGATGGCCATGTTGCACACCGTCATGCGTCCCTCCATGGACAGGGCGCGGATCGCCTCGCCGCCGAACTCGATGGCATAGCCGGTGCCGCCGGCGGTGCCGATCTCGCCGATGATGGCGAGCACGATGTCTTTGGCGGTGACGCCGGGACCAACGTGGCCGTCCACCGACACCAGCATGTTCTTCGACTTCTTCTGCACCAGACACTGGGTGGCGAGCACGTGCTCCACCTCGGAGGTGCCGATGCCGTGGGCCAGCGCGCCGAAGGCGCCGTGGGTGGAGGTATGGGAATCGCCGCACACCACGGTCATGCCGGGCAGGGTGCCGCCCTCTTCCGGGCCCACCACGTGTACGATGCCCTGGCGCACGTCACCCATGGGGAAATAGGTCAGCCCGAACTCGCGCACGTTGGCCTCCAGGGTTTCCACCTGGGTGCGCGCGATGGGATCGGCGATGCCCTTGCTGCGGTCGTCGGTGGGCACGTTGTGATCGGGCGTGGCCAGCACGGTGTCCCTGCGCCACGGCTTGCGCCCGGCCAGACGCAGGCCCTCGAAGGCCTGCGGCGAGGTCACCTCGTGCACCAGATGCCGATCGATATACAAAAGACAGGTGCCGTCGTCATCGCAGCGCACCACGTGGGCATCCCACAATTTGTCGTACAGTGTCTTTCCAGCCATTACCTGCTCCTCTTGCGATGGAGGCATGCTACGCCTAGTCTATACATGAATCCAATTTATTAAATTCATAGACTCAATTCCTTAAAGTAATGGACATCAGCGCCCTGCAGGCCTTTCTCGCCGTTGCCGACAACGCCTCCTTCTCCCAGGCGGCGGAGCGGCTGTTCCTCACCCAGCCGGCGGTGAGCAAGCGCATCGCCGTGCTGGAGGCGGAGCTGGGCACGCCGCTGTTCGACCGCATCGGCCGCCAGGTCGGACTGACCGAGGCGGGCCGCGCCCTGCTGCCGCGGGCACGGCGCATCGTCGACGAACTGGAGGACAGCCGCCGCGCCATCGCCAATCTGTCCGGCAGGGTCGAAGGCCGCCTGTCCTTCGGCACCAGCCACCACATCGGCCTGCACCGTCTGCCGCCGCTGTTGCGCGCCTACCACCAGCGCTATCCGCAGGTGGCGCTGGACATCCAGTTCATGGATTCGGAACAGGCCTGCCAGGCGGTGCTGCGCGGCGAACTGGAACTGGCGGTAGTGACCCTGCCCACCATGGAGCTCCCCAGCCTGGACGCCCACACGGTCTGGCGTGACCGCCTCGCGGTCGCCGTCGCCGCCGGCCATACCCTCGCCGGCAAGAACCGCCCCACCCTGCGCGACCTCGCGCAGTGGCCGGCGATCATGCCGGCCCACGGCACCTACACGCGCGAGATCGTCGAGGCCGCCTTCCGCCGCGAGGGGCTGACACCGCAGGTGAGCATGTCCACCAACTATCTGGAGACCATCAAGATGCTGGTGTCCGTCGGCCTGGGCTGGAGCGTGCTGCCGCAGACCATGCTGGATGAGCAGGTGACGGCGCTGCGACTGCCCACTCTCAGACTGGAGCGCCAGCTGGGTCTGGTCACCCACACCGACCGCAGCCTGTCCAATGCCGCCCGTGCCATGCAGCAACTGCTGTTCGAGGAGGCCGGGCGATGACGCTGCTGGGAATGTGGCATGGTGATCCGCTCGATGCCGCTGCGGCGCAGGCCTTGCGGGTACGCGCGCAACAAAGACAGCGGCGCGGGCAACGGCAGCGGCGCTGCCGCACCTGCCTGCTGCAGGATTTGATCGCCGGCTACTGGCTGGGCGAAGACATCGCCGTGCGGTATCACCACGCCCTGCCATTGTTGCAGCGCAGCGCCCACGGTCGCGCGCTGCTGGAGCTGATTACCGGGCAACTGCTGTTGAGCCGGCGCCTGAACGGGGCGCGGCAGCATCTGGAGCGGGGCTTTCACCTCGCCAGCGGGCTGTTCACCCCCGCCGACTATCTGACCGTGCTCAAGCGGCAGCAACAGCTGGCCGGCCTGCCGCTGGCCGATACGCCGCTGCCGGCGGCGACGCTGGCCCAGCTGCTCACCACGGCCCAGGTGATAGAACGCATGGCAGGCGGCCGCAGACGGCCTCAGGGGAAACACGACCCGGCGGATTTGTATGGTTAGGAAGTGGCAAGTGGCAAGTGGCAAGTGGCAAGTGGCAAGTGGCAAGTGGCAAACAAGAGTGTTTTCCTTTTCTTGTAACTTGCCACTTGTTACTTGTAACTATTCCTTCAGCCACCGCCAACCGATCACCAGGCCCGCCGCGCTCAATCCCGCCGCGATGATGAAGGCCGCCTCCGCCCCCAGCAACTCCCACACGGCACCGCTGTAGTAGCTGCCGAGGGCGCCGCCGGCGCCGAACGACAGCGAGGCATACAACGCCTGGCCGCGCCCCTGCAGGCGGCCGGGGAAATAGCGATGGAACAGGGCGATGGCGGTGGCGTGATAGATGCCGAAGCTGGCGGCATGCAGGGTCTGCGCACCCAGCACGACGGGCAGGGACTGTGGGTAATGACCGATGAGCAACCAGCGCAGCGTGGTCAGTGCCAGACTGGCCAGCAACAGGCTGCGCAGACCGTAGTGCGCCACCAGGCGCGGCATGAGCAAGAAAATGCCCACCTCCGCCACCACGCCCAGGGCCCACAACTGGCCGATGGCGCTGCGCGTGTAGCCGTGGCCCTCCATGTACAGCGTGTAGAAGGTGTAATACGGGCCGTGGCTGGCCTGGATCAGGAAACACACCGCCAGCAGCGCCAGCACCTCCGGCTTGCGCAACACGCGGCGCAGCGACTCGCTGTTTCCCGCGTGCGGCGCACCATCCAGCGTCGGCGCCAGCAGACTGGCGAGCAGGATGCCGACGAACAGCGCCAGCATCACACCGGGCACGATGCCGGCATCGAATGCATCCAGCAGCGGTCCCATGCCGGCCACCGTGGCGATGAAGCCGATGGAGCCCCACAGACGAATCGAGCTGTAACGATGCTGCTGCTCGCCCAGGTGGCTCAGGGTATTGGCCTCGAACTGCGGCAGCACCGCATTCCAGAAAAAGCTGAACGCCACCATCACCAGGGCGGTGGCCCAGTAGCCGTCGACGAAGAAGATGGCGGTGAAGGTGACCAGCGCCAGCAGCGCACCGGCGCGCACCACGCCGAGGCGCAGGCCGGTGTGATCGGCAATCCAGCCCCAGATGTTGGGCGAGACGATCTTGGTGGCCATCAGCAGCGCCATCAGTTCGCCGATTTCGCCCGCACCGAAGCCCTGATGCTTTAGATACAGGCTCCAGTAGGGCACCAGCACGCCGAGGCTGGCGAAGTGGAACAGATAGAAGGTGGAGAGGCGCCAGTACATCGGGAAAGTTTCAAGTCACAAGTTGAAAGTTACAAGTTGAAAGACAGAACCGCCGGGCCTTTCTTGTCACTTGTAACTTGTCACTCGCAACTTTCTTACACTTCGCTCCACATGCGCACCAGATTGATGTAGGCGTGATCGACGGCATCGGTCTCCGGCGCGCCGGCGTTGTCGGCCAGCAGCTTGTTGCGGGCACCGGCCAGCTCGAACAGGATTTCACGCTGGGAGGGGTCGCGCACCATGCTCTGGATCCAGCCGATGGACACCAGACGCACGCCGCGCGTCACCTCGGCCACCTGATGCAGGGTGCCGGAGGGATAGATCACTGCATCGCCCGCCTTGAGCTTCACCTTTCTCTCGCCGAAGGAAGTGCGGATGGTCAGTTCGCCGCCGTCGTACTCCTCGGGTTCGCTGAGGAACAAGGTGAACGACACATCGGTACGGTAATGCGGCCCCTGCCCCATCACCGGGTCGTCCACATGCCAGCCATAGGCCATGCCCGGCGTGTAGCGGGCAAAGATCGGCGTCCCCAGCTTGAGCGGCAGCGCCGCAGTGCGGAAGGTTTCGCTGCGGTACAGCGCGGTGACCACGATCTGCGCCAGGGTGTCGCGCTGCGGCTGCTCGCGGTCCAGCTCGGTATTGTGCTTGACCCGCTCCGCCGCCTTGCCGGCGGTCAGCTTGCCGTCGACGAAGGCCGACTGATCCAGTACACGGCGTACCACTTCCAGCTCATTGGGCAACAGGATGTCAGGGATGTGCAGCAGCATGCGGAACCTCTTGAAAGCCATTAAACGCAAAGACGCAAAGTTCGCAGAGAACGCAAAGTTGTAATTCGGCAGGTGATATCTCAACGGGCGTGAAAACTCGATTTTCGCTACCGTCGTCAAGTGCTCATATGTCGTAACTCGATGGAACCTTTGCGTTCTTTGCGAACTTTGCGTCTTTGCGTTGAATATCTTTTATCTCTCAACGGACGCCGGAATGATCGGCGTGGCCGAGTGCACCTCGCCGTTCTGGCCACGCTGGCGCAGGAAATGATCCATCAGCACGATGGCCATCATCGCCTCGGCAATGGGCGTGGCGCGGATGCCGACACAGGGGTCGTGGCGGCCGGTGGTCACCACCTCCACCGGCTCACCGTGCAGGTTCACGCTGCGACCGGGGATGCGCATACTGGAGGTCGGCTTGAGGGCGATGGAGGCGATGATGTCCTGGCCGCTGGAGATGCCGCCGAGGATGCCGCCGGCGTTGTTGGACAGAAACCCCTGTGGCGTGATCTCGTCGCGGTGCTCGGTGCCCTTCTGCTCCACACAGGCAAAGCCGGCACCGATTTCCACGCCCTTCACCGCATTGATGGACATCAGGGCATGGGCCAGGTCGGCGTCGAGGCGATCGAAGATGGGCTCGCCCAGGCCGGGCGGCACGCCGGTAGCGACCACGTTGATACGCGCGCCCACCGAATTGCCCTCCTTGCGCAGGGCGTCCATGTATTCCTCCAGCTGCGCCACCTTGGTGGCATCGGGGAAGAAGAAGGCGTTCTGCTCCACCGCGTCCCAGTCGAACTGTTCGGCCTTGATGGGACCGAGCTGCATCATGTAGCCGCGGATCTCGATGCCGTGGCGGTGCAGGTATTTCTTGGCGATGGCACCGGCGGCGACGCGCATCGCCGTCTCGCGCGCCGAGGAACGGCCGCCGCCGCGGTAGTCGCGCAGACCATATTTCTGCTGGTAGGTGTAGTCGGCATGACCGGGGCGGAATTTCGCGGCGATATCCGAGTAGTCCTTGGAGCGCTGATCGGTGTTTTCAATCAACAGGCCGATAGGCGTGCCGGTGGTGCGTCCCTCGAACACGCCGGACAGGATGCGTACCTGATCCTCCTCGCGGCGTTGCGTGGTATGGCGCGAGGTGCCGGGCTTGCGGCGGTCCAGGTCGTGCTGCAAATCCGCCTCGCACAGTTCGAGGCCGGGCGGACAGCCGTCGACGATGGCGCCCAACGCCGCACCGTGGCTCTCGCCGAAGGTGGTGACGGTAAACAGTTTGCCGATGCTATTGCCTGACATAGTGGCGCCTATTGTAACGATTTATCGGCACAGCGTCCCCGGGCCTTGAAGCCAAGACAAAGACCGATGCCATAGTAACGGATGTGGTCGGAATAAAACTGGCCGTGGGGGTGTTGCCGTCGTCGCCCGCCAGCATCGGCGCACGCGGCGCTGGCCCGGCTGATGGGCGCCGAATTCCAGTTCGACCGCGAGACTCACATCGGGGCTGAAACCGTGTTCCTCCCAGGCATTGACGGCGAGGCCGCAGGTCCGGCCCACGTCAGATCACTTTCGAGAAACGCTGATTGGCCTTCTCGCGCAGGTAACGATCGAAGGTCATGCAGATATTACGGATCAGCAGCTTACCGACCGGCTGCACCCGGATGTGGCCGGCGTCGACGGTGAGCAGCCCGTCAGCCTGCATCGCCGCCAGTTCTTGCAGTTCGGTGGCGAAATAGCTGTCGAAGTCGATGCCGAACTGCTGCCCCATCTTGGCCTTGTCGAGATGAAAATGGCAGATCAGTTCGGTGATCACCGCGCGGCGCAATACATCGTCGTCACTCAGCTCGATGCCGCGGAACACCGGCAGGCGGCCGGCATCGATGGCCTCGTAATAGGCCTCCAGCTCCTTCAGGTTCTGGGCATAGCAGCGTCCCACCTGGCCGATGGAGGTGCTGCCCAGGCCGACGAGATCGCAGTCGGCATGGGTGGAGTAGCCCTGGAAGTTGCGGTACAGGGTGCCGCTGCGCTGCGCCACGGCCAGTTCGTCATCGGGTTTGGCGAAGTGGTCCATGCCGATGTAGACATAGCCCGCGGCGGTGAGCTTTTCGATGGCCATCTGCAGGATGGCCAGCTTCTCCTGCGGCGCCGGCAGTTCCTCGG is a window encoding:
- the asd gene encoding aspartate-semialdehyde dehydrogenase; translation: MKRVGLVGWRGMVGSVLMGRMREEKDFDLIDPVFFTTSNVGGKGPDIGKDVPPLKDAMSIDELKAMDVIITCQGGDYTKEVYPQLMAAGWKGYWIDAASTLRMKDDAIIILDPVNKHVIQDGLKKGIKTYVGGNCTVSLMLMAIGGLFDKGLIEWISPMTYQAASGAGARNMRELIQQMGAINNEVKTLLDDPASAILEIDRKVADFIRSDRYPLDAWPVPLAGSLIPWIDVQLESGQSKEEWKAQVECNKILGRSNQQIPIDGLCVRVGAMRCHSQALTIKMTKDVPLDEIHGIIAAHNDWVKVVPNDRQITMEQLTPAAVTGTLTVPVGRMRKLNMGPQYLSAFTVGDQLLWGAAEPLRRMLRILLDA
- the leuB gene encoding 3-isopropylmalate dehydrogenase encodes the protein MTKKIAVLPGDGIGPEIVAQAVKVLQAMPELNLEMEEAAIGGAGYDTAGDPLPEATLKLAREADAVLLGAVGGPQYDKLDRPLRPERGLLRIRKELNLFANLRPALLYPELADSSSLKPEVVSGLDIMIVRELTGDVYFGQPRGIEVRNGERVGFNTMIYSESEVRRVARVAFDIAMKRGKKLCSVEKANVLECSELWKEVVIEVSKGYPEVELSHMYVDNAAMQLVKWPKQFDVIVTGNIFGDILSDQASMLSGSIGMLPSASLDENNKGMYEPIHGSAPDIAGKNVANPLATILSAAMMLRYTFGDEANAQRIEQAVRKVLADGVRTADIYTAGTKKVSCSEMGDAVVAALK
- the leuD gene encoding 3-isopropylmalate dehydratase small subunit produces the protein MEKLNKITGIVAPLDRPNVDTDAIIPKQFLKSIKRSGFGPNLFDEWRYLDHGEPGMDNSKRPLNPEFVLNQPRYQGAKILLARDNFGCGSSREHAPWALQDYGFRVIIAPSFADIFFNNCFKNGLLPIKLDGAIVDRLFKETAATEGYRLTVDLAAQTITTPGGEVIPFEVDAFRKHCLLNGLDDIGLTLQHVDAIKAYEERRRREAPWLFG
- the leuC gene encoding 3-isopropylmalate dehydratase large subunit, with the protein product MAGKTLYDKLWDAHVVRCDDDGTCLLYIDRHLVHEVTSPQAFEGLRLAGRKPWRRDTVLATPDHNVPTDDRSKGIADPIARTQVETLEANVREFGLTYFPMGDVRQGIVHVVGPEEGGTLPGMTVVCGDSHTSTHGAFGALAHGIGTSEVEHVLATQCLVQKKSKNMLVSVDGHVGPGVTAKDIVLAIIGEIGTAGGTGYAIEFGGEAIRALSMEGRMTVCNMAIEAGARAGMVAVDETTIDYLYGKPYAPKGDLWDQAVAVWFGLHSDFDAEFDRIVRLDAAKIKPMVTWGTSPEMVVAVDGKVPDPAQEQDAVKANGMRAALKYMGLAANTPITDIPVDVVFIGSCTNSRIEDLRAAAAVIKGRRKAANVKQVLVVPGSGLVKQQAEQEGLDKIFRDAGFEWREPGCSMCLAMNADRLQPGERCASTSNRNFEGRQGQGGRTHLVSPAMAAAAAIAGHFVDVREF
- a CDS encoding LysR family transcriptional regulator, which produces MDISALQAFLAVADNASFSQAAERLFLTQPAVSKRIAVLEAELGTPLFDRIGRQVGLTEAGRALLPRARRIVDELEDSRRAIANLSGRVEGRLSFGTSHHIGLHRLPPLLRAYHQRYPQVALDIQFMDSEQACQAVLRGELELAVVTLPTMELPSLDAHTVWRDRLAVAVAAGHTLAGKNRPTLRDLAQWPAIMPAHGTYTREIVEAAFRREGLTPQVSMSTNYLETIKMLVSVGLGWSVLPQTMLDEQVTALRLPTLRLERQLGLVTHTDRSLSNAARAMQQLLFEEAGR
- a CDS encoding MFS transporter encodes the protein MYWRLSTFYLFHFASLGVLVPYWSLYLKHQGFGAGEIGELMALLMATKIVSPNIWGWIADHTGLRLGVVRAGALLALVTFTAIFFVDGYWATALVMVAFSFFWNAVLPQFEANTLSHLGEQQHRYSSIRLWGSIGFIATVAGMGPLLDAFDAGIVPGVMLALFVGILLASLLAPTLDGAPHAGNSESLRRVLRKPEVLALLAVCFLIQASHGPYYTFYTLYMEGHGYTRSAIGQLWALGVVAEVGIFLLMPRLVAHYGLRSLLLASLALTTLRWLLIGHYPQSLPVVLGAQTLHAASFGIYHATAIALFHRYFPGRLQGRGQALYASLSFGAGGALGSYYSGAVWELLGAEAAFIIAAGLSAAGLVIGWRWLKE
- a CDS encoding Fe2+-dependent dioxygenase, translated to MLLHIPDILLPNELEVVRRVLDQSAFVDGKLTAGKAAERVKHNTELDREQPQRDTLAQIVVTALYRSETFRTAALPLKLGTPIFARYTPGMAYGWHVDDPVMGQGPHYRTDVSFTLFLSEPEEYDGGELTIRTSFGERKVKLKAGDAVIYPSGTLHQVAEVTRGVRLVSIGWIQSMVRDPSQREILFELAGARNKLLADNAGAPETDAVDHAYINLVRMWSEV
- the aroC gene encoding chorismate synthase codes for the protein MSGNSIGKLFTVTTFGESHGAALGAIVDGCPPGLELCEADLQHDLDRRKPGTSRHTTQRREEDQVRILSGVFEGRTTGTPIGLLIENTDQRSKDYSDIAAKFRPGHADYTYQQKYGLRDYRGGGRSSARETAMRVAAGAIAKKYLHRHGIEIRGYMMQLGPIKAEQFDWDAVEQNAFFFPDATKVAQLEEYMDALRKEGNSVGARINVVATGVPPGLGEPIFDRLDADLAHALMSINAVKGVEIGAGFACVEQKGTEHRDEITPQGFLSNNAGGILGGISSGQDIIASIALKPTSSMRIPGRSVNLHGEPVEVVTTGRHDPCVGIRATPIAEAMMAIVLMDHFLRQRGQNGEVHSATPIIPASVER